In Nitrospirota bacterium, the DNA window AGTCGCGAATATTGTCCTTGACAGAATGCTCGAAGTTAAGACTAATAACGAACCTTAACCTGCGCTTATATTTACCTCTCCACACATTTGTACTTCTGCTCTATTGGGCTTTTGCACTATGATGCTATTGAACTTTTTGCTTTCTCTTTTTTTCGCTTTGGGTATAATAAGGCGACCGTACCGCTCAACTTTGATTTTTTAGGTTGCTTCATTTAAAGTAGGCTTGAAAAAATAGTGACATCAAGGAGAGAGATTGCCCAATAAATGTTCATATGTTTTTGAAGACAATAACAAAGTAAAAAGTTATTGCGAGCATGAAGTATTTAATGACAGCAAGTATTGCGTATTCCATGATCAACACATTGACCAGAAAAGCGGAAGCTTCGATAGGGCCTTTGAAAAACTGATTAAACACTGTGAAAGAGAAAATGTTAGCCAGTTTGACTTTAAAGGTTTTAAATTTCCGAAATTTAACTTCCAGAAAAAGACATTTAGAAAAAATATTGATTTTAGAGCGGCGGAATTTCTTGGGGATCTGAACTTCGATCACACAAGATTTTTAGGAGAAGTCAATTTTCTCGGGGCAAAATTTCATGGAATATCTAAGTTCCAAGGATCGACTTTTCATGGTAAAGCCAGATTTATGGGCGTTACTTTTAACAAGAAAACTATTTTTGTTGGTGGTGAATTCAAAAAGGATGCTGTTTTTCACGGCTGTAAGTTTATGGAAAATGCTGCTTTTCAGGGTAGGCACTTTTCTTATGTCACTGTTTTTCAAATGAACACATTTTATAAAGATGCAGATTTTCAAAATTGTAATTTTCAAAAAGGTGTAGATTTCAGCAAGACTCTGTTTAGGCAACGTTCAAACTTTAGCAATGCGATATTCAACGATGAAATAAATTTATCAGGAACAAACTTAAAAAAACTAAAGGGATTAAAGGGGGATGGTGTTAATTTTGAGGGCGCAGTATTAGAATCAGCAGAATTCTGGGAATTGCCGAAAATAGAAGAGTGTTCATTTAAAAATGCTTTTCTTATTTCCTGTAATTTTTCACATAAGGAATTTGTTGACTGTGATTTTACAGGGGCGGTCTTTAAAGAAGTATTTACAAAAGGATGGATGCCGGATGAGAAAACAAGGAAAAATACTAAATATGTTTTCACTGATTATGAAATATTAGAAACCATAACCGCAGTCGGATACTATGAAAGAAAATATCAGGCTATATCTACAAGCCGTGTCCCGCTAAAAGGCGATTTCGGCGATGAGGAAAATGTAGACTTTACAATTTTCGAGTTTGCTAAAGAACCATACAAATGGGAATATATATTAGACCTTCCATATGAAATACAAACAGGAATAGTTAACTACATCAATTTCTTCCGGGATTATGTAAGGAGCACTAAAGGGATAGATGTCGATATAGCCACAAATCCTGTTGGTAAAAAAATAAAGCTGTCTTTTATTACTGATGAAAAAAATGGAGAAGAAGTTAAACACTCGTTGAGGCAATACATTCTGAACTTATTTAGACCGTTCAATCAACAATTGGAAATTGAATTTAATAATCCTACGGTAACGGACTACGACAAACAACTATTACTAATTAATTATCAGAATGAACTTCTTAATAACCAAACACGATTAATATTTGCATTGCAAGATTTGAAAGTCCGAGGGAAAACTGCAGAGAGCATTGAGAAGGTAATAACTCAAAATGATAGCAATGACAATAAATTACTACTACAGATGATGGATAAATTGGTAGATAAAGTTGGAGGGACGCCACCAATTACGATAGAAGCAAATGCAACCGCAACTAACACGGCTAATATTTCAGTGAATATTCAAAACAAGAATGAGATAAGGCATTCTCTTGCTGATCTTTACGATGAATTACGTAAGGTTTGTAATGAGAAAAGCAGTAAATTGGCTGATACGCTATGTTCGGAGATTGATACCGCCTTAAATGAAAAGGGTGAAGATGGCAGTATTCTGCAAAGAACGAAAAGCATTCTTTCTGGCGTTGCTCGCTTCGTAGGTAAAGCAGCTGACTACGGCATTAAAAATGTAGACAACATAAGTAAGATATGTGAACAACTTGGGAAATTGCTGCAAGGGTAGTCTATTGCTGGCAAGCGATTTATTCAACGCCGATGATCTGCCCAGGGTCCCGGATGTCTACCGTGAAGCGCCGAAGGCTGAAAGACAGTTGTTTTGATAAAGAAAGAGCAGTGTCTGAATGGAATGACTTTAAGAGACTGAGCTTGTGGAGGGGAAGGGGTAGAATGTGCAGATAAAATATTCAAGGCATATTGAAACAAGAATGGCATTGAGAAATATTGAATATGATCTTCCTAAAGTAATTTATGAAAGCGCGGAAGAAAGATTTTTGGATACTGAATCCGGGCATACGATAGCAATTAAAAAGGTGAAAATATATGGCAAAGAACGGGATGTAATGGTAGCATATAGGCATGAGGATGCAGAGGTTAAGCTTTTGACCATACATCCTCTGAAGGAAGGGCAAAAAGAAAACAGGATTCAATCAGGAAGATGGAGGAAAATATAATGGAAGATTTTAAGGTCTTTTATGATGAAGAAGAAGACATTCTCTATCTCGCAAAAGAGGGTGAAGAATCAGAGGTAGTTGAAATTTCACCGGGTGTAAATATGGAGCTTGACAGCAATGGCAACCTTATAGGGGTTGAACTGTTTAAGGCATCCCGCATGTTTAAGGACGTCATTAAATCTATGGAAAAGAAACTTCAGATTGCATAAGCTTCGCCGCCAAGAGAACAGGACATGAGAAAGATTAGATACAGCGATGTTGATGCGCTTAACACAAAATTTTGTGTCTCTATGGATTCCTGTTCTGGTATAATAATCACAATTTTATTGCTTCATTCTGGACAAGGGAGCGCATATGAAAATACTGATTATCCACGGGCCTAACCTTAATCTCCTCGGAAAGAGGGAAGCGGACATCTACGGAACGATGACGCTTGACGATATAAATAATTTACTCAACCTGCTTGCCAAAGATTTGAGTGTTGAGCTTGAGATCAAACAATCCAATCATGAAGGCGAGATAGTGGACATCATACAAAATTCAAAAGACTATTCTGCCCTTGTCATCAATCCCGCAGCCTACACCCATACGAGTGTCGCGATCAGGGACGCGATAGCCGCTGTTGAGATCCCAACTGTTGAAGTGCATCTGTCAAACATTCACAAGCGGGAAGAATTCAGGCACAATTCACTTATCGCTCCTGTGGCGTACGGGCAGATCTCAGGCTTCGGGTTTGACAGTTACCTGCTCGGTTTGAGGGCAGCGGTGTCAATTGCAAATGCGTGTAACGGCAATTCTTAGAAAGAAACTCCAGCAACAAAAAGTTGACGGAATCCTGATCACCGACCTTCTCAATGTCAGGTATCTCACGGGATTTACCGGCTCCTCGGGTTACGCGCTCGTCACCCGGAAGCAGGCTATTTTCGTGACAGACTTCCGTTATAAGGAACAGTCAAGGCAGGAAGTGAAGGGGTTCAGGACCAGGATAGAGCGCGGGGAGAGGGCAGGGGAGCTTAAAGAGATGGTTGAGTTATTGGGCGTTAAGAAGCTTGGATTTGAGGACCATCACGTTACCTTCGGATTTTACAAGAGACTGCTGCAGAAGAAATTAAGGCTCAAGCCGTTGACCGGTGCGGTTGAATCCCTCAGGATAATAAAATCTCCGGCTGAGCTTGATTGTATCAACAAGGCGATCAGGCGAGCGGAAAGGGCTTTCAGAAAACTTCAGCCTTTTATAAAGGCCGGGACAACCGAGCGAAAACTCGCGCTGAAACTTGAAGAACTTCTGAAAGAAGAAGGTTGCAAAACAATACCTTTCGGGGTTATAGTAGCATCTGGTTTTATGTCGGCGCTTCCTCATGCCAGGCCTACCAACAGGGTGATCAAAAAAGGCGATTTTATAGTCTTTGACTGGGGAGGCGAATATGACGGGTATTATTCCGACATGACAAGGACTGTTGCAGTAGGCGGAAAGGACATTGCAAAACAGAGGGAAATTTACTATATTGTCCTTGAAGCTCAGCGGAAGGCCATCGAAGCGGTCAGGGCCGGAATAAAGGCGACCGTAGTTGACGCCGCGGCGAGAAAGCATATCAAGCAGGAAGGTCACGGCGAGAATTTCGGCCACGGCACAGGCCACGGCGTAGGGCTTGCAGTCCATGAGAAACCTTACATCTCATGGCGCAGCAAGGACATGATTAATGAGGATATGGTTTTCACGATAGAGCCGGGCATATATCTGCCTGGTTTCGGCGGGGTCAGGATAGAGGACATGGTAGTTGTGAAAAAAGATCGCGCAGAGGTCCTGACTGGTCTGCCGAAGAATTTTAAAATTATATAAATTATTTTTTCAGGAGGCATTACTTTGATATCAACAAGCGAATTCAGAAAGGGCGCGAAGCTCAAATACAAGGACGCGCCGCATGAGATCATTGATTTCCAGCATCACAAAATGGGCCGGGGCGGGGCGATCATCAGGACCAAGCTCAAGAACCTGGTTACCGGCAGCATCTTTGAAGACACCTTTAAAGGCGGGGAAAAATTCGAGACCCCGGAACTTGAAGAGAAAGTAGCGCAGTATCTCTACAAGGAGGAAAACTTCTTCTTTTTCATGGACACTGTCAGCTACGAGCAATTCCCTTTGACAGCGGACCAGTTGGGGGATGCTATAAAGTATATAAAAGAGAACATGGAGGTCAAAATGCTTTTTTACAGCGGGGCGCCTCTCTCTGTGGAGATACCCATGTTTGTCGAGCTTGCAATTGTAAAGACCGAACCCGGTTTCAAAGGCGATACCGCAAGCGGCAGCAGCAAACCCGCGACGCTGGAGTCAGGCGTTACCGTAAAAGTGCCTTTTCACTTAAATGAGGGAGATGTAATCAAGGTAGATACAAGGACCGGAGAGTACATCGAGAGGGTAAGATAAGTGTTAGTTGTTTGTAAATTAGCGGTTCGTCATTCCCGTGAAAACGGGAATCCAGAAAATACAAAACTGGATTCCGGCTTAAAGACTGCCGGAATGACAGACAAACAGAGTTTATAAACATACACTAAATAGAATACGAGGAATGAAATGGAACTTGACGAGATAAAAGAGCTGATAGAACTTTTAAAGGACACCGATATCACAGAGCTTCAGATCGAGAGAGAAGGTTCAAAGCTCAAGATCAAGAGGGAAAAGTTTTTATCTTCTTTTGAAGCTGTTTCATCCTTCAGGCCGTCAGCAGCGCCTGCCGCGTCGGAAGCAAAGGCGGAAGCCGCCCCGGAAGAGAAAAAACTGTCGACAATTACATCCCCCATTGTCGGCGTATTCCACAGGTCTCCCGCCCCTGAAGCGCCGCCTTTTGTCGAGGTGGGCAGTACGGTCAAAAAAGGGCAGGTGCTCTGCATTGTCGAGGCAATGAAACTGATGAATGAAATAGAGAGCGATACAGACGGCGTGATCGCGAAAATCCTGATAGAAAACGGACAGCCGGTTGAATACGGCGAGCCGCTCTTCCTCATTGAGCCCGGGGCATGACATTGTTTAAAAAGATCCTCATTGCCAACAGGGGCGAGATAGCCCTCAGGGTCATCAGGGCCTGCCGCGAGCTCGACATCCCAACCGTTGCTGTTTATTCCGAGGCAGACAAAGATTCCCTTCATGTGAGATTAGCGGATGAGGCGATCTGCATTGGCCCTGCTTCATCATCGCAAAGTTATTTAAAGATCCCCGCAATCATCAGCGCCGCGGAGATAACCGATTCAGAGGCGATCCATCCTGGCTACGGCTTCCTTTCCGAGAACCCGCATTTCGTAGAGGCCTGCACTGCTTCACGAATTACCTTCATCGGCCCATCAGCGGAGAACATCCGCACAGGCGGCGACAAGTCACGCGCAAGACAATTGATGAAGAGAAAGGGCATACCGGTTGTGCCCGGAAGCGACGGCCCTGTAAGAGACGAAGATGAGGCGCTTAAGAACGCAAAAAAGATCGGCTTCCCTGTCATTCTCAAGGCGTCGGCAGGCGGAGGCGGGCGCGGGATGAGGATAGTGCAGGAGGAAAAAGACCTCTCCTCTCTTTACCACATGGCGCAGAAAGAGGCGTTCGCCGCGTTTGGGAACGGCGACATGTACATTGAAAAATACATCCCGGAGATGCGTCATATAGAGGTCCAGATCCTTGCCGATAACAAGGGGGGCATGGTCTATCTTGGAGAAAGAGACTGCTCTATCCAGAGGAGGCACCAGAAGCTTATCGAGGAGGCCCCCTATTTTTTAGCGACTGCGAAATTCAGAAAGAAGGTCGGCGAGGCCGCGATAAAGGCCGCAAGGGCGATGAGGTACAGGAACGCCGGGACCATTGAATTTATCCTCGACAAGGACGAACAGATATATTTCATGGAGGTGAACACGAGGATACAGGTAGAGCATCCCGTCACCGAAATGATAACCGGCATTGACATCATCAAAGAACAGATAAAGATAGCGGCAGGCGCGACACTGCCTTTTAAACAGAACGAGATAAAATTTTCAGGGCACAGCATGGAATGCAGGATAAACGCCGAGGACCCGGAAAAGTTTATTCCCTCGCCGGGAAAGATCACTTTGTTCATCCCGCCCGGAGGACAAGGGGTAAGGGTGGACACCGCCGCTTATTCAGGATGGGTTGTTCCCGCGCACTATGATTCACTCATCGCCAAGTTGATAGTTCACGGCAAAGACCGTGCGGAGGCGGTTGTAAAAATGAAAAGGGCATTAAAGGAATTCATAGTCGAGGGCATCAAGACAACGATCCCGTTTCATCTGAAGATTCTTGATAACCCCGACTTCATCAGCGGCAATTTCAATACCCATTTTCTTGAGAAGGTCGGTTAGCAGTTCAAAGATTGTCATGCTGAACTTGTTTCAGCATCTGTAAACCCAATGATAAGAGACCCTGAAACCAGTTCAGAGTGGCAGTGAAAATTGAAAAAGCTCTTCTCCAAAAATAACCCCCTCTATCTTATCACCGACAGAACGTTATCAGGACTCTCCCATACACAAATAGTCAGGCAGGCAATTGCCGCTGGCATCAGGACAATTCAACTGCGTGAGAAGCAGATGACGAAGAAAGAACTTTATCATGAGGCCCTTTCCCTGCGTGAGCTTACGAGAAAATATAAAGCTACATTCATCATTAACGATTACATTGACATCGCCCTCGCCGCAGATGCCGACGGCGTCCATCTCGGACAGGATGACATGCCTGTCGAAGAAGCCAGAAGAATAATGGGCAGGAAAAAGATCATCGGCGTCTCAACACACAGTTTGAAACAGGCGCTCAAGGCGCAGGAGGCAGGCGCGGATTACATCGGCTTCGGCCCTATGTTTCCTACCTCAACAAAAGACGCCGGTTCTTCCAAAGGGCTGAGGAAGCTGAGTGAAGTCAGAGAACATATCAATATCCCCATCGTCGCCATCGGCGGAATTAGTCCCAATAATGTTCCTTCCGTATTAGAAGCCGGAGCAGACGCTGTTGCTGTCATGTCGGCAATTTTAAAAGGGGATGTTAGGAAGAATACGGAGAAGTTTTTGTCTGCGATTAAAATAAGAAGGGCATAGCTTTATTCATTCCCGGATTATTTTTACAAGTTTTGCCATGCCTCATCCTCTTCTGGCATAAGCCAGTCTTTTTTGAGAGAGGATTCACTTGCAATTGCTGTATCAAGTTTTTCTTTTCTTATTGCCATAAGAAAATTATAACAGATATTAAATCATGTATATTTTCCTTGCTTTTCCAAATTGTGCTTTGTATTATTAAACACCAATCCAAAACATCAGGGAGATTCTTTATATTGTGCTCGCACATAAAGAATGCGTTGTAATAAAAGGCTGTTAGCAAATCAAAAAAATTCAGCAAATTAAAGATAAATATTTTTAAATATTGTGCTATACGAAAGAAATATCCATCTTTAATTTATAAAGTTTGGAGTAACGATTGTGCAGGCAAAAGAAACTAAACTACAAGACATCATTGAAGGGACAAAACAGTACGTTATTCCGCTTTTTCAGCGGACGTACAGTTGGACAAATAAAGAGTGGGAAATTTTATGGAAAGACCTTATTGAACTTTGTGAAGCTGATAACCCACGGACACATTTCATTGGCTCAATTGTAAATATGCCGACAGTTTCAGTCCCAGAGGGCGTTGCAAAGTTCTTATTAATTGACGGGCAACAACGGTTGACTACAATCTTTATACTACTGACTCTCTTGAGAAATAAAGCCAGAGAGAGCCAACGCCAAGAATTTGCTGAGGAGATCAATAATACTTTGCTTGTCAACCCATACAAAAAGGATAATGACTTTTTTAAGCTAATGCCTACGCAGGTAGACAGAGAAACATACAAGAACCTTATTAACGGAAAACCAAATGAAGCCGACAATCAACTTACAAGGGCGTATTCATTTTTTGACAAGAAACTCAAGCAGCTTCAACTTGAGCACGAGAAGCTAAAGAAAATAATCACGAGTTATTTTTCTGTTGTAAGCATTGTTCTTGATGCAGATGATAACCCATATTTGGTTTTTGAAAGCCTGAACGCAAAAGGAAGACCGCTGACACAGGCTGACCTAATACGAAACTACTTCTTTATGCGCATTCACGTAGATAAACAGGAAGCAGTTTACAATGACTATTGGCAGCCCATGCAGACTGGCCTCAATGATAATCTTACGGAGTACATCAGACACTTTTTAATGAGAGGTGGCAGCATCGTAAAGCAATCTGACGTTTATTATGCTCTCAAAGAAAATGTGTCAACGACTAATGCAATTGACTACCTAACGGAGTTGCAGCGATTTTCGGTTTATTACCAGCGTCTGATTTATCCAGAATTTGAACCCGAAGAAGACTTGCAAAAGTATTTCCGCAGATTCAACAGAATTGAAGTAACAACGGCGTATCCGTTTCTTCTGAATTTGTATGGAATCTATAGTGAGAACAACATCAGCAAGGGTGACTTCATTAATATTCTAAAGATACTGGAGAATTATCTCATTCGTAGGTTTGTCTGCAATATACCAACGAATCAACTCAATAAAATATTCCCGACAGTTTATCCTCAATTGCTTGCCAAGTATCCCGGCAACTTTGTTGAAGGTGTTAAAACAATCTTCCAGAGCAAGGGCTATCCAAAAGACAATGAATTTTCCTTACGGTTTAAAGAAACAAAGTTTTATGGCGCCGGTGATCGGCAAATAAAAACCAAACTAATTCTTGAAACCCTTGAAGAAAACTATGCCCATAAAGAAGCTGTGCCGTTTGACAACTTAACCATTGAGCATATAATGCCGCAAACTCTCTCTGAGTGGTGGCAGAATCACTTAGGCACAGAGTGGGAAGAAACACATGAGTTGTTTTTACATACGATTGGCAATTTAACTCTGACAGCCTACAATACCGAGCTATCAAACGACGATTTCGGAACCAAGAAACAGACATACAACGACAGCCATTTAGAACTTAACAAATATTTCACAAATTTACCCTCATGGACTCGGACAGAAATTGAGAGACGAGCAGAAGCATTATCAAAACAAGCCCTTGAAATATGGAGCTACTTCGGGCAGGAAGACTCTTCACAATCTGAATTACAGGAAGTTACTGGTACAACTCCAACAGGCCTAAGAATATTAGGACAGCAGTTTCGAGTCCAATCGTGGAGGGATGTTTTAGAGCAAACTCTAAACACTGTTGCTGACCTTGAACCAGAGAAGTTTGATGTGATCGCTCATAATTTCCCTCGCTACTTAGGCAAGGATAAGAATAAATTCAGGGCAATCCGACAGCTACAAAACGATTATTTTGTTGAAGTTAATTTATCAGCTCAAAGCATACAGAAATTTTGTTATCAGGCAATGGAAACAATAGAACTTACTTCTGAAGAATGGAATGTAACAATAACATAAAAAGTCAATCACTTATAATGCCTCCTGTTGTCAAGGGGGCAAGGAAAGCTTGAAGAGCAAAAGTGCGTAAGCGCATTAGTATAGAAAACAATTTATGCAATCCCCGACCTCTTAGCCGTCAGAGACTTTTATTTGTTATAATTCAGTTATCAATGAGAGAGGAGGAAATATGAATACATACAAATTTTCAGTGGTGATTGAAAAAGACAGTGATGGGTATTTTGTGCTTTGTTCTGAACTTACTATTGATATGCTAAACTATAAATTATCAAGATATAGAAGAGGATATTATGTCTAAGGTTGGAGAACAGATTCTTGCGGAAGCCTTGAAATTGCCACCGGTGGAGCGGGCAGAACTAATTGAAAATCTTTTTTTCAGCTTTGAGTTCCCTTCCCGAAAAATTATTGACGATTTGTGGGCACAGGAAGTCGAAAGCCGTATTGATGCATTCGAGCGTGGCGAGATAACGGCAATTCCAGCAGAAGAAGTATTCGAAAAAATAGAAAAACTTAAAGGATAATGAAAATCAGATTTTTTGCTCCCGCAGAAGCTGAATTTCTGGATGCCGTTTCATACTACAATACGCAGAGCGAGGGGCTTGGATATGAATTTGCTGCGGAAGTCAATAGAACGATTCAACGAATTATTCAGTATCCCGCAGCCTGGGCCAAACTTTCGGAACGTACCCGTCGTTGCAGAACAAATAAATTCCCATATGGTGTTATCTATCAGGTTAGAGATGAAACTTTATTCATTGTCGCAGTAATGCATTTGAGTCGAGAACCACAAACATGGAAATCACGCCTCCTATGATGAATATAAATATGTGGCTGGGATGAACAAATATGTTGATAAAAATCTGATAGAGAAAAAGCTCCGCAGGATTGAAGATTTCCTCAGAGAACTTGATACCGTACAAGTGGAAGAAGTTCAATAATCTAACAAATCTCCCCTGCCCCCTCTTTTTCAAAGAGGGGAAAAATTCATCCAACTCTTTTATACAATTCTCCGCTTTAATTTGTTACAATTTCTCCGCTATGTTTCTTCAGTAGATACAATCCAGATATCAATGAGAGAGAACAGGACATGAAACGGTTTATGCGGTGATGGAGGGACCTCTGGACAGTCCTACTTCATGACCTGGTTCAGTTCAAATATCGGCAGGAGGACTGCCACGACAATAAATCCGACCAGCAGCCCCATTGTCAGGATGAGGACCGGCTCTAATAATCCGATAGCGCCCCGGAGTTTTCTGTCAAATTCAGCTTCATAAGATTCCGCCGTCTTCATCAGGACCTCAGGCAGTCTGCCTGTCTGCTCTCCGGTGGAGATGATCTGCAAAATGGTCGGAGGAAATCCTTCAAGGCTGCTTGAGAGCTTGGCGCCCTGCGATATTACTTCCTGCGCGGACATGATTTTATTTTCCAGAACTACATTGCCTGTTGCCTTTGCGGTCAGCTTCATCGCGTTTAATATCGGCAGCCCGCCTGACAGGAGAAACCCCATTGTCATGGTGAAGCGAAGCATGTAAAGCCCCATGAGGATGCCTGTCGGTTCTTTAAGGAGCAGGCCGTCGATCAGCTCCTTTTTATTTTTCCTGACCCACCTGTATAACATCACGACTCCGGCTGCAAGCAGCAGGAGCAGCCACCAGAAATTTTTAAAGACAGAGCTTATCCAGATGAGCACGACAGTGATGAACGGCAGGGAGGCTGAGGTGTCCTCGAATATCTTTGTTATCTTCGGTATGACAAACGTGAAAAGGAAGATCAGGATCATTACGCTCACGCACGCCATAAAAATGGGATATATGAGGGCTGTCTGGACTTTGCTTTTTACATTGTTTTCGTTTTCGAGATAGTCGGCGAGCTTCATCAGGACCTCCG includes these proteins:
- a CDS encoding addiction module protein, giving the protein MSKVGEQILAEALKLPPVERAELIENLFFSFEFPSRKIIDDLWAQEVESRIDAFERGEITAIPAEEVFEKIEKLKG
- a CDS encoding DUF262 domain-containing protein codes for the protein MQAKETKLQDIIEGTKQYVIPLFQRTYSWTNKEWEILWKDLIELCEADNPRTHFIGSIVNMPTVSVPEGVAKFLLIDGQQRLTTIFILLTLLRNKARESQRQEFAEEINNTLLVNPYKKDNDFFKLMPTQVDRETYKNLINGKPNEADNQLTRAYSFFDKKLKQLQLEHEKLKKIITSYFSVVSIVLDADDNPYLVFESLNAKGRPLTQADLIRNYFFMRIHVDKQEAVYNDYWQPMQTGLNDNLTEYIRHFLMRGGSIVKQSDVYYALKENVSTTNAIDYLTELQRFSVYYQRLIYPEFEPEEDLQKYFRRFNRIEVTTAYPFLLNLYGIYSENNISKGDFINILKILENYLIRRFVCNIPTNQLNKIFPTVYPQLLAKYPGNFVEGVKTIFQSKGYPKDNEFSLRFKETKFYGAGDRQIKTKLILETLEENYAHKEAVPFDNLTIEHIMPQTLSEWWQNHLGTEWEETHELFLHTIGNLTLTAYNTELSNDDFGTKKQTYNDSHLELNKYFTNLPSWTRTEIERRAEALSKQALEIWSYFGQEDSSQSELQEVTGTTPTGLRILGQQFRVQSWRDVLEQTLNTVADLEPEKFDVIAHNFPRYLGKDKNKFRAIRQLQNDYFVEVNLSAQSIQKFCYQAMETIELTSEEWNVTIT
- the accC gene encoding acetyl-CoA carboxylase biotin carboxylase subunit, encoding MFKKILIANRGEIALRVIRACRELDIPTVAVYSEADKDSLHVRLADEAICIGPASSSQSYLKIPAIISAAEITDSEAIHPGYGFLSENPHFVEACTASRITFIGPSAENIRTGGDKSRARQLMKRKGIPVVPGSDGPVRDEDEALKNAKKIGFPVILKASAGGGGRGMRIVQEEKDLSSLYHMAQKEAFAAFGNGDMYIEKYIPEMRHIEVQILADNKGGMVYLGERDCSIQRRHQKLIEEAPYFLATAKFRKKVGEAAIKAARAMRYRNAGTIEFILDKDEQIYFMEVNTRIQVEHPVTEMITGIDIIKEQIKIAAGATLPFKQNEIKFSGHSMECRINAEDPEKFIPSPGKITLFIPPGGQGVRVDTAAYSGWVVPAHYDSLIAKLIVHGKDRAEAVVKMKRALKEFIVEGIKTTIPFHLKILDNPDFISGNFNTHFLEKVG
- the thiE gene encoding thiamine phosphate synthase, which encodes MKKLFSKNNPLYLITDRTLSGLSHTQIVRQAIAAGIRTIQLREKQMTKKELYHEALSLRELTRKYKATFIINDYIDIALAADADGVHLGQDDMPVEEARRIMGRKKIIGVSTHSLKQALKAQEAGADYIGFGPMFPTSTKDAGSSKGLRKLSEVREHINIPIVAIGGISPNNVPSVLEAGADAVAVMSAILKGDVRKNTEKFLSAIKIRRA
- the efp gene encoding elongation factor P, which translates into the protein MISTSEFRKGAKLKYKDAPHEIIDFQHHKMGRGGAIIRTKLKNLVTGSIFEDTFKGGEKFETPELEEKVAQYLYKEENFFFFMDTVSYEQFPLTADQLGDAIKYIKENMEVKMLFYSGAPLSVEIPMFVELAIVKTEPGFKGDTASGSSKPATLESGVTVKVPFHLNEGDVIKVDTRTGEYIERVR
- the aroQ gene encoding type II 3-dehydroquinate dehydratase; this encodes MKILIIHGPNLNLLGKREADIYGTMTLDDINNLLNLLAKDLSVELEIKQSNHEGEIVDIIQNSKDYSALVINPAAYTHTSVAIRDAIAAVEIPTVEVHLSNIHKREEFRHNSLIAPVAYGQISGFGFDSYLLGLRAAVSIANACNGNS
- a CDS encoding aminopeptidase P family protein; the protein is MRVTAILRKKLQQQKVDGILITDLLNVRYLTGFTGSSGYALVTRKQAIFVTDFRYKEQSRQEVKGFRTRIERGERAGELKEMVELLGVKKLGFEDHHVTFGFYKRLLQKKLRLKPLTGAVESLRIIKSPAELDCINKAIRRAERAFRKLQPFIKAGTTERKLALKLEELLKEEGCKTIPFGVIVASGFMSALPHARPTNRVIKKGDFIVFDWGGEYDGYYSDMTRTVAVGGKDIAKQREIYYIVLEAQRKAIEAVRAGIKATVVDAAARKHIKQEGHGENFGHGTGHGVGLAVHEKPYISWRSKDMINEDMVFTIEPGIYLPGFGGVRIEDMVVVKKDRAEVLTGLPKNFKII
- a CDS encoding type II toxin-antitoxin system RelE/ParE family toxin, with amino-acid sequence MKIRFFAPAEAEFLDAVSYYNTQSEGLGYEFAAEVNRTIQRIIQYPAAWAKLSERTRRCRTNKFPYGVIYQVRDETLFIVAVMHLSREPQTWKSRLL
- the accB gene encoding acetyl-CoA carboxylase biotin carboxyl carrier protein, with the translated sequence MELDEIKELIELLKDTDITELQIEREGSKLKIKREKFLSSFEAVSSFRPSAAPAASEAKAEAAPEEKKLSTITSPIVGVFHRSPAPEAPPFVEVGSTVKKGQVLCIVEAMKLMNEIESDTDGVIAKILIENGQPVEYGEPLFLIEPGA
- a CDS encoding pentapeptide repeat-containing protein encodes the protein MPNKCSYVFEDNNKVKSYCEHEVFNDSKYCVFHDQHIDQKSGSFDRAFEKLIKHCERENVSQFDFKGFKFPKFNFQKKTFRKNIDFRAAEFLGDLNFDHTRFLGEVNFLGAKFHGISKFQGSTFHGKARFMGVTFNKKTIFVGGEFKKDAVFHGCKFMENAAFQGRHFSYVTVFQMNTFYKDADFQNCNFQKGVDFSKTLFRQRSNFSNAIFNDEINLSGTNLKKLKGLKGDGVNFEGAVLESAEFWELPKIEECSFKNAFLISCNFSHKEFVDCDFTGAVFKEVFTKGWMPDEKTRKNTKYVFTDYEILETITAVGYYERKYQAISTSRVPLKGDFGDEENVDFTIFEFAKEPYKWEYILDLPYEIQTGIVNYINFFRDYVRSTKGIDVDIATNPVGKKIKLSFITDEKNGEEVKHSLRQYILNLFRPFNQQLEIEFNNPTVTDYDKQLLLINYQNELLNNQTRLIFALQDLKVRGKTAESIEKVITQNDSNDNKLLLQMMDKLVDKVGGTPPITIEANATATNTANISVNIQNKNEIRHSLADLYDELRKVCNEKSSKLADTLCSEIDTALNEKGEDGSILQRTKSILSGVARFVGKAADYGIKNVDNISKICEQLGKLLQG
- a CDS encoding DUF2283 domain-containing protein gives rise to the protein MEDFKVFYDEEEDILYLAKEGEESEVVEISPGVNMELDSNGNLIGVELFKASRMFKDVIKSMEKKLQIA